A genomic window from Cucumis melo cultivar AY chromosome 8, USDA_Cmelo_AY_1.0, whole genome shotgun sequence includes:
- the LOC103504252 gene encoding uncharacterized protein LOC103504252 codes for MSDSADHRLPPPPFSRPFPLYKQHSWSPDADRDQAWVRRKTQSKMRRSKSVTDDDLEELKACVELGFGFNSPEVDPRLCETFPALGFYHAVNKQYNRTLSNSSASLCSSPVSDSVSPSADGSPAAIISHGENPQMVKARLKQWAQVVACSVRQY; via the exons ATGTCGGATTCCGCCGACCATCGCCTACCGCCTCCCCCTTTTTCTCGCCCTTTCCCGCTCTACAAGCAGCACTCCTGGTCCCCCGATGCCGACCGTGACCAAGCCTGGGTGCGCCGCAAAACCCAAAGCAAGATGCGACGGAGCAAGAGCGTGACCGACGATGACCTCGAAGAACTTAAAGCCTGCGTTGAATTGGGTTTTGGATTCAACTCACCGGAGGTGGACCCTCGACTCTGTGAAACTTTTCCAGCGTTGGGATTttaccacgccgtcaacaagcAGTACAATCGTACTCTTTCGAACTCTTCGGCGTCTCTCTGCTCTTCCCCTGTTTCTGACTCTGTTTCTCCCTCTGCCGACGGTAGTCCCGCCGCCATAATCAGCCACG GGGAGAATCCGCAGATGGTGAAAGCAAGGCTGAAACAATGGGCGCAGGTGGTTGCTTGTTCAGTACGGCAGTATTGA
- the LOC103504469 gene encoding uncharacterized protein LOC103504469: MVDVDRRMAGLNPAHVAGLRRLSARAAAVTPSHPSRAGLLSFSSLADNVITHLRNTGVEVQNGLSIAEFARAEAEFGFVFPPDLRAVLSAGLPIGPGFPDWRSSGARQHLRATLDLPIAAISFQIAKNTFWSKSWGPRPLDPEKALRVARNALKRAPLLIPLFNHCYIPCNPSLAGNPIFSVDENRISFCGLDLSDFFEREFLFRSSQSDAHHLKKQRSISEKSAGSSSNFSRRSLDTGARTPRWVEFWSDAVVDRRRRNSSSSSSSSPDRVIEMPRSGIPKWVNEYIEEIGSTLREGGWSETDITEIVEVSASGFFEGAAMVLVDNQAVLDALLLKTDRFSDVLRKAGWSSEEVSYALGFDHRAEKERKPAKKLSPELVERIGKLAESVTRS; the protein is encoded by the coding sequence ATGGTGGACGTCGACCGCAGGATGGCCGGTCTCAATCCGGCCCATGTCGCTGGACTCCGACGCCTCTCCGCTCGTGCCGCTGCTGTCACTCCTTCTCACCCCTCACGCGCCGGCCTtctctccttctcttctctcgCTGACAACGTCATCACCCATTTGCGCAACACCGGCGTAGAGGTTCAAAACGGCCTCTCCATCGCCGAGTTCGCTCGAGCTGAGGCCGAGTTTGGCTTCGTTTTCCCTCCCGATCTCCGAGCCGTACTCTCTGCTGGTTTACCCATCGGTCCTGGGTTCCCCGATTGGCGTTCTTCCGGGGCCAGACAACATCTTAGAGCCACGCTCGACCTTCCAATTGCGGCTATTAGTTTTCAAATCGCCAAGAATACGTTCTGGTCAAAGTCTTGGGGTCCAAGGCCCTTGGACCCTGAAAAGGCCTTGCGGGTCGCTAGAAATGCTCTGAAGAGAGCGCCTCTTTTGATTCCCCTCTTCAATCATTGCTACATTCCCTGCAACCCTTCTCTGGCGGGGAACCCAATCTTCTCCGTCGATGAGAATCGGATCTCCTTTTGTGGTTTGGATCTATCCGATTTTTTCGAGCGGGAATTCCTTTTTCGGAGCTCCCAATCCGATGCCCACCATCTCAAAAAGCAAAGGTCCATCAGTGAAAAATCTGCGGGGTCTTCCTCCAACTTCTCTAGACGGAGCCTGGACACCGGAGCAAGAACGCCGAGGTGGGTGGAGTTCTGGAGCGACGCCGTGGTGGACCGGCGGCGCAGAAactcgtcgtcgtcgtcgtcttCATCGCCGGACAGAGTAATCGAGATGCCGAGGTCGGGAATTCCGAAATGGGTAAACGAatacatagaagaaataggatcGACTTTAAGAGAAGGGGGATGGAGTGAAACGGACATCACAGAGATAGTAGAGGTGTCGGCCTCGGGATTCTTCGAAGGAGCGGCGATGGTGTTGGTGGACAACCAAGCAGTTCTGGACGCTCTGCTTCTAAAAACGGATCGGTTTTCGGACGTTCTCCGGAAAGCCGGATGGAGCTCGGAAGAAGTGTCGTACGCACTGGGGTTTGATCATCGAGCCGAAAAGGAACGAAAACCGGCGAAGAAGCTATCCCCAGAACTAGTGGAAAGAATCGGGAAACTGGCGGAGTCGGTTACTCGGTCATAG
- the LOC103484775 gene encoding uncharacterized protein LOC103484775: protein MKERSCSSSHNFSAFPSPGVPNYWEINVMNQRGCSSERIPHPNSNSRRRNASVAALTPFYGRTLPSKWEDAERWISSPVMGNGFSRSLQSHLQRRPKSKSGPIGSPGVPNYSNYSPAIPTPENGGFAASKLGSALSTGVLVADGVSICYGGTIERGQSYPEHTIQRLVSAPRWSNILSESPLPSFQDENFGCSEETMDSAVVSQRNMATQMSSEDFTPSSPQGNGSISSSSPPSTHQSMVGKESDHCSKQEVRDVEVDKGAMMQRSKGHKLRLNEENFPHLENLDENVVEAGASTLDIAEAAIQVSKLQREEAKITAWENLQKAKAEAAIRKLEMKLERARSSSMDKILKKLRKAQMKAHKMRSSPAADRNQRVCNTNNFLPFHRHIWIGSLKRWFICHAS from the exons ATGAAGGAAAGAAGTTGCAGTTCTTCCCACAATTTCAGTGCGTTTCCAAGCCCTGGAGTCCCAAATTACTGGGAAATCAATGTCATGAACCAAAGGGGTTGCAGCTCCGAGAGAATACCTCACCCTAATAGTAACTCTCGGCGGAGAAATGCTTCTGTCGCGGCCTTGACGCCTTTTTACGGTAGGACATTGCCCTCCAAATGGGAGGATGCTGAGCGATGGATTAGTAGCCCTGTTATGGGCAATGGGTTCAGCAGAAGTTTGCAGTCTCACCTACAGAGAAGACCCAAGTCAAAAAGTGGCCCCATTGGGTCGCCTGGAGTTCCTAATTACTCCAATTATTCACCTGCAATTCCAACGCCCGAGAATGGGGGTTTCGCCGCCTCCAAATTAGGCTCTGCTCTTTCCACTGGAGTATTAGTGGCCGATGGGGTTTCCATCTGCTATGGCGGAACCATTGAAAGGGGACAATCTTACCCAGAGCATACCATTCAACGGTTAGTATCAGCACCCAGATGGTCAAATATACTGAGCGAGTCGCCACTGCCGAGCTTCCAAG ATGAAAATTTTGGTTGTTCCGAAGAGACAATGGATTCAGCTGTTGTTTCACAAAGGAATATGGCAACCCAAATGAGCAGTGAAGATTTCACTCCTTCATCTCCTCAAGGGAATGGTTCGATTTCTTCTTCATCCCCTCCTTCAACACATCAATCTATGGTTGGAAAAGAGAGTGACCATTGTTCTAAACAAGAGGTGAGAGATGTTGAGGTAGATAAGGGAGCCATGATGCAGAGATCCAAAGGACATAAACTCAGATTGAACGAGGAAAACTTTCCACACCTTGAAAACTTGGATGAAAACGTTGTGGAAGCTGGAGCTTCAACTCTGGATATTGCAGAGGCAGCTATTCAGGTTTCCAA ATTGCAGAGAGAAGAGGCCAAGATAACAGCATGGGAGAATTTGCAGAAGGCGAAAGCTGAAGCTGCAATTCGCAAACTCGAG ATGAAACTTGAAAGGGCAAGATCGTCATCAATGGATAAGATATTGAAGAAGCTGAGGAAAGCACAGATGAAAGCACACAAAATGAGGAGCTCACCTGCAGCCGATCGAAACCAGAGAGTTTGTAACACTAACAACTTTCTCCCATTTCACAGGCACATTTGGATTGGTTCTCTCAAACGTTGGTTCATCTGCCATGCTTCCTGA
- the LOC103484780 gene encoding triacylglycerol lipase OBL1-like, with protein sequence MGINDDRNCNKSFSSSYMLVKPQEAKILDLGRLLFSKNLKRRKFVDSSHPNELNFWHRFFITLSIIILKFLQLFATPLALFGFCLEFSLNFLSFNDGFFGILLNILRWKLKVPDSSSAEYQSVIGHLDGRITLDKNIKPGDVNYFGALCMMASKLAYENQAQYEEKCSTQAFMMRDTKVDQHDTIIVSFRGTEPFNADDWCSDFDISWYEIKGIGRIHGGFMKALGLQKSIGWPKKIDRQDQERRPLAYYALRKRLKKLMKENECARFVVTGHSLGGALAILFPFILAFHEQELLLERLEGVYTFGQPRVGDRKLGEFMLKTFSHYNIRYYRFVYGFDMVPRLPLDDKALMFKHFGSCIYFNWNYNPKLLEEEPFKNYFSILGEVEMRIQACLEIVRSFTIGWRRGKEYEERVLLRIVRLFGLLLPGVPAHCPQDYINSTRLGSLDHIVFSPSKTEYDVKIQ encoded by the exons ATGGGTATTAATGATGATCGTAACTGCAACAAGAGCTTCTCCAGTAGCTACATGCTTGTGAAGCCACAAGAAGCGAAGATCTTGGACTTGGGTCGCCTCCTGTTTTCAAAGAACCTCAAAAGAAGGAAATTTGTAGATTCTAGTCACCCCAATGAACTCAATTTCTGGCACAGATTCTTCATCACTCTCTCCATCATCATTCTAAAGTTTCTCCAACTGTTTGCCACTCCACTTGCTTTGTTTGGTTTCTGCCTCGAGTTCTCCCTAAACTTTTTGTCATTCAACGATGGCTTCTTCGGCATCCTCCTCAATATCTTACGAT GGAAGTTGAAAGTACCGGACAGCTCATCGGCGGAGTACCAGTCGGTGATTGGTCATTTGGATGGAAGGATAACGTTAGACAAAAATATAAAGCCCGGAGATGTCAATTACTTCGGAGCTCTTTGCATGATGGCTTCTAAGCTTGCTTATGAGAATCAGGCTC AATATGAAGAAAAATGCTCAACACAAGCGTTCATGATGCGGGATACAAAAGTTGATCAGCATGATACTATCATCGTCTCCTTTAGAGGTACAGAACCATTCAATGCCGATGACTGGTGCTCTGATTTTGACATCTCTTGGTACGAGATCAAAGGCATCGGAAGAATTCATGGAGGATTTATGAAAGCACTTGGCTTACAAAAATCCATTGGATGGCCCAAAAAAATAGACCGACAAGATCAAGAAAGACGTCCTTTGGCCTACTACGCCCTCAGAAAAAGGCTTAAAAAACTTATGAAAGAAAATGAGTGTGCCAGGTTTGTGGTAACTGGGCACAGCCTGGGTGGGGCTTTGGCTatattatttccttttattttgGCATTTCATGAACAAGAGTTACTGCTTGAAAGATTAGAAGGAGTGTACACATTCGGACAACCTCGGGTTGGAGACCGCAAATTAGGAGAGTTTATGTTGAAAACATTCTCACATTACAATATTCGTTACTACAGATTCGTTTATGGTTTCGACATGGTTCCTAGACTACCCCTTGACGACAAGGCCTTGATGTTCAAACACTTTGGATCTTGTATTTATTTCAACTGGAACTATAATCCAAAg CTTCTTGAAGAAGAGCCATTCAAGAACTATTTCTCGATCTTGGGAGAAGTGGAGATGAGAATACAAGCATGTTTGGAAATAGTGAGAAGCTTCACAATTGGATGGAGAAGGGGAAAGGAGTATGAGGAAAGAGTGCTTTTGAGAATTGTGAGGTTGTTCGGACTGTTATTGCCTGGAGTTCCTGCTCATTGTCCTCAAGATTATATTAACTCCACTCGCTTGGGTTCTCTGGATCACATCGTCTTTTCTCCTTCCAAGACGGAGTACGATGTCAAGATTCAGTAG